A window of Lytechinus pictus isolate F3 Inbred chromosome 7, Lp3.0, whole genome shotgun sequence contains these coding sequences:
- the LOC129264989 gene encoding translin-associated protein X-like: MADFETKGWNRDGKRDRGPYKRNRKGDRSNHSKQKKEEEGCLENVELTPTLLAFKEYQSELDLKHDKYERLVKVSRDITIESKRIIFLLHRIDGDSDKVLTEAETRLKSLEDTLISKVASELKGEDLHQFIRAFSPGLQEYIEAVSFYLFIKNGRLLSLDEIATRLTFSLKDDIKQVENEEAEKADGVTGQPEASDPTEIQDPLMESKCGSDQRTLSLKLPPLEYMLGLADFTGELMRMCINIIGSGDLERPFQLVDFMRNINRGFQQLGNVAGREMVRKSSVMRQSLKKMEDACYVIKVRGSEIPKHMLKDVAFSTDFSTRDDDYGQEMMD; this comes from the exons GTCCATACAAGCGTAACAGAAAAGGTGATCGCTCAAATCATTCCAAAcagaagaaagaagaggaaggatGTCTGGAGAATGTAGAGCTTACACCAACCCTCCTAGCCTTTAA agAATACCAGTCTGAGCTTGATCTTAAGCACGACAAGTATGAGAGACTGGTGAAAGTCAGCAGAGATATTACAATTGAGAGCAAGAGGATTATATTCCTGCTTCACCGCATAGATGG AGACAGTGACAAGGTTCTTACTGAAGCAGAGACAAGGTTAAAGTCATTGGAAGATACACTCATCTCTAAGGTTGCTTCTGAACTCAAG GGTGAAGACTTGCATCAGTTTATCAGAGCGTTTTCACCAGGACTTCAAGAGTATATTGAGGCTGTTTCATTCTATCTCTTCATCAAAAATGGAAGACTTCTATCACTTGATGAAATTGCTACAAGACTCACATTTTCTCTGAAAGATGACATCAAGCAGGTTGAAAATGAG GAAGCAGAGAAAGCTGATGGAGTAACGGGTCAACCAGAAGCCAGTGATCCCACAGAGATTCAAGATCCATTAATGGAATCAAAATGTGGTAGTGACCAAAGGACATTGTCTCTGAAACTTCCACCTCTTGAATACATGCTTGGACTGGCAGATTTCACAGGGGAACTCATGCGCATGTGTATAAACATTATCGGTAGCGGAGACCTAGAGAGACCCTTTCAGTTAGTTGATTTCATGAGGAACATCAACAGAGGATTCCAGCAACTTGGTAATGTAGCAGGGCGCGAGATGGTGCGCAAGTCATCGGTCATGAGACAGAGCTTGAAGAAAATGGAGGATGCCTGCTATGTAATCAAAGTCAGGGGATCTGAGATTCCCAAGCACATGCTGAAGGATGTTGCTTTCAGCACAGACTTTTCTACAAGAGATGATGACTATGGTCAAGAAATGATGGACTGA